Within Thermococcus indicus, the genomic segment ATAAAGTCAGTTTTACAATGTTGAAAAAGATACATTAAACACGAGCAACCTACGTGGGGGTGAAAAAATGGGGTATCTAAAGTACCTGGTGTTTAGAATTCTGAACGCCATCCTCGTTCTGCTGATTGTGACGTTTATTATCTCGGCACTCTTTGTTAAGGTTGCGGAACAGAGCAACCTGGCAAAGATGAACGATGAAATGATGCAATGGGACAGGACCACCGGTCAGAATATCCTGAGAACACAGGGTCAGGATGTATATGAGAAGGCGAAGGCAGAGTATGAGCAGTTCCTCAGGGAAAAGTACGAGCTCAACCTCCCGTACTGGCAGAAGGTCTACAACAAGGCCGTACGTACATTGAAGCTTGATTTTGGAACCACCACCACGCCCATCTTCGGAACCAACAACGTCTCCGACATCATCAAGGTTGCCGTTCCGAGAAGCATCCTGCTCTTCACCACTGCCACGATAATCGTTATCATACTCGGTATCTTCCTCGGCGTTAGGGCCGCGAGGCACGCCGGCAGTGTTTTCGACAGGGGTCTGTCCATCTTCGCACTGCTCACCTACAGTCTGCCAATGTGGTGGACCGGAATGATGTTCCTTCTGATCTTCGCCTTCAAGCTCGGCTGGTTCCCGCTCAGCTCGATGTTTGACCCGCAGCTCACCGGCTGGGAGCACGTTAAGGACGTTATCTACAAGCTCGCCCTTCCGGTCTTCACCTACGTCTTCGTTGTCTTCGGCGGCTGGGCCTGGACGACCAGGAACATCATGATAGGCACCCTCCAGGAGGACTTCATCATGGCGGCGAGGGCCAAGGGTGTCCCCGAGCACAAGATCATCTACGGCCACGCCCTCCGCGCCGCCGCCCCGCCGATAGTCACCATGATCATCTTCGCCCTCCTCGGTTCGCTCG encodes:
- a CDS encoding ABC transporter permease, producing MGYLKYLVFRILNAILVLLIVTFIISALFVKVAEQSNLAKMNDEMMQWDRTTGQNILRTQGQDVYEKAKAEYEQFLREKYELNLPYWQKVYNKAVRTLKLDFGTTTTPIFGTNNVSDIIKVAVPRSILLFTTATIIVIILGIFLGVRAARHAGSVFDRGLSIFALLTYSLPMWWTGMMFLLIFAFKLGWFPLSSMFDPQLTGWEHVKDVIYKLALPVFTYVFVVFGGWAWTTRNIMIGTLQEDFIMAARAKGVPEHKIIYGHALRAAAPPIVTMIIFALLGSLGGAIISELVFNYPGMGRLYWVALQQNETNLLIGLTYFFTVLYLAGVVLADMVYGFLDPRVKVGASAKM